A window of Acidobacteriota bacterium contains these coding sequences:
- the tsf gene encoding translation elongation factor Ts translates to MAITAQQVKSLRERTQAGVLDCKLALQEAEGDFEKATVILRKKGLAAAAKRADRATAEGLIFAYIHPGDSLGVLVELNCETDFVAKTPEFRDLVKDIAMHIAAMAPRYVRREDVPQGEIDQEKEIYRSKALASGKPEKIVERVVEGQLGKFFGEVCLLEQPFVKDPSISVGQLVADRIASTKENINVRRFVRFKLGEGLQKRSADFAGEVAAQLD, encoded by the coding sequence ATGGCCATTACTGCCCAACAAGTCAAGAGTCTGCGAGAGAGAACCCAGGCCGGAGTGCTGGACTGCAAGTTGGCGCTCCAGGAAGCCGAGGGAGATTTCGAGAAGGCGACCGTCATTCTCAGGAAAAAGGGGTTGGCGGCGGCTGCCAAGCGGGCCGACCGAGCGACCGCGGAGGGACTGATTTTTGCCTACATCCACCCCGGTGACAGCCTGGGAGTCCTGGTAGAGCTGAACTGCGAAACCGATTTTGTGGCCAAGACCCCGGAGTTTCGGGACCTGGTCAAGGACATCGCCATGCACATCGCCGCAATGGCGCCAAGGTATGTGCGCCGGGAGGACGTGCCCCAGGGCGAGATCGATCAGGAAAAGGAGATCTATCGATCCAAGGCCTTGGCCAGCGGCAAGCCGGAGAAGATCGTGGAGCGGGTGGTTGAAGGCCAGCTTGGCAAGTTCTTTGGCGAGGTGTGTCTGCTGGAGCAGCCTTTTGTCAAGGATCCCTCGATCTCGGTGGGACAACTGGTGGCCGACCGGATAGCCTCCACCAAGGAGAATATCAACGTGCGGCGATTCGTGCGGTTCAAGCTGGGAGAAGGGCTGCAGAAGAGATCAGCCGACTTTGCCGGAGAGGTAGCGGCTCAATTGGACTGA
- the rpsI gene encoding 30S ribosomal protein S9: protein MEALVQYYGTGRRKSSTARVYLRPGQGEFLINRRSMESYFKNLTLRMLVKQPFEVTETSEKFDTIVNVNGGGPSGQAGAVRHGIARALLEYDGELRKTLKKSGFLTRDSRIKERKKYGQPGARKRFQFSKR from the coding sequence ATGGAGGCGTTAGTTCAATACTACGGAACGGGACGGCGCAAGTCCTCGACGGCGCGGGTCTACTTGAGGCCGGGTCAGGGTGAGTTTCTCATCAATCGTCGTTCCATGGAGTCATACTTCAAGAATCTGACTCTGAGAATGTTGGTGAAGCAGCCTTTCGAGGTTACCGAGACCTCGGAAAAGTTCGACACGATCGTCAACGTGAACGGGGGTGGGCCTTCCGGACAGGCTGGTGCCGTCCGGCACGGAATCGCGCGCGCCCTGCTCGAATACGACGGCGAGCTGAGGAAGACACTCAAGAAAAGCGGCTTCTTGACCCGGGATTCCCGCATCAAGGAGCGAAAGAAATACGGGCAGCCTGGAGCCCGCAAGCGTTTCCAATTCTCCAAGCGATAA
- the rpsB gene encoding 30S ribosomal protein S2, giving the protein MASVSMKELLEAGVHFGHQTRRWNPKMKPYIFGERNGIYIIDLQKTLRMFKEATRFITEVAAQGGALLFVGTKRQAQDAVAEEARRCGMFYVNQRWLGGLLTNFVTIKKSVARLKELDEMSTDGRYELLSKKEVARLERERRGLEKNLSGIKDMKSLPRILFVIDSKKEEIAVREANRLQIPVVAVVDTNCDPDRIDHVIPGNDDALRAIKLFTSKVADAVVDGTGVSKDEAEVREDAVKDGSQAAPEGESASEKDVPPVKSGGEAQGVA; this is encoded by the coding sequence TTGGCATCTGTCTCGATGAAAGAACTGCTGGAGGCCGGGGTCCACTTCGGCCACCAGACCAGGCGCTGGAACCCCAAGATGAAGCCCTATATTTTTGGGGAGCGCAATGGAATCTATATCATTGACCTGCAAAAGACCTTGCGCATGTTCAAGGAGGCCACCCGCTTCATCACCGAGGTGGCGGCTCAGGGCGGGGCCCTTCTTTTCGTCGGGACCAAGCGTCAGGCGCAAGATGCCGTTGCCGAGGAGGCCCGACGGTGTGGCATGTTCTATGTCAACCAGCGTTGGTTGGGGGGACTGCTGACCAACTTCGTCACCATCAAGAAATCGGTCGCACGGTTGAAGGAGTTGGATGAAATGTCGACCGACGGCCGATACGAGCTCCTGTCCAAAAAGGAGGTGGCCCGGCTGGAACGCGAGCGGCGCGGGCTGGAGAAAAACCTCTCGGGGATCAAGGATATGAAGTCGCTTCCCCGCATTCTCTTCGTGATCGACTCCAAGAAGGAAGAGATTGCCGTCCGCGAGGCCAACCGGCTGCAGATTCCGGTGGTGGCGGTGGTCGACACCAATTGCGACCCGGATCGCATCGATCACGTGATTCCGGGGAATGACGATGCGTTGCGAGCCATCAAGCTCTTCACCTCCAAGGTGGCCGACGCAGTGGTCGACGGTACTGGCGTCTCGAAGGATGAGGCCGAGGTCCGGGAGGACGCGGTCAAAGACGGCAGCCAGGCCGCGCCCGAAGGCGAATCGGCTTCGGAGAAGGATGTTCCACCGGTCAAGAGTGGCGGCGAGGCCCAGGGCGTGGCCTGA
- the pyrH gene encoding UMP kinase: MAAPVYKRVLLKLSGEALMGKQGFGVDPQVAGTIAREVREVHHLGVEVAIVIGGGNIFRGLSATAQGMERVSGDLMGMLGTVINAIALQDALEKVDVFTRVVSAIEMREVAEPFIRRRAIRHLEKRRVVIFAAGTGNPYFSTDTAAALRAMEVKAEVILKATKVDGIFNADPMKVKDARMFDRISYIDVIGKGLKVMDATAISLCMENRMPIVVFNLGNSGNIKRAVLGEKIGTVVKV; encoded by the coding sequence GTGGCGGCGCCCGTGTACAAGAGAGTTCTGCTGAAGCTGAGTGGTGAAGCCCTGATGGGGAAACAGGGGTTTGGGGTGGACCCCCAGGTTGCCGGAACCATCGCACGGGAAGTGCGTGAGGTGCACCACCTGGGCGTGGAAGTCGCCATCGTCATCGGTGGCGGCAACATATTTCGGGGACTGTCTGCTACCGCGCAGGGGATGGAGCGGGTGTCGGGCGACCTCATGGGGATGCTGGGTACGGTGATCAACGCCATCGCTCTGCAGGACGCCCTGGAAAAGGTGGATGTGTTTACCCGGGTGGTGTCGGCCATCGAGATGCGCGAAGTGGCCGAACCCTTTATCCGCCGGCGCGCCATCCGTCATCTGGAAAAACGCCGGGTGGTCATCTTTGCGGCCGGCACCGGCAATCCCTATTTTTCGACCGACACGGCGGCGGCGCTGAGGGCCATGGAGGTCAAGGCGGAGGTGATTCTGAAAGCCACCAAGGTCGACGGGATTTTCAATGCCGACCCGATGAAGGTGAAAGATGCCAGGATGTTCGACCGAATCAGCTATATCGATGTGATCGGCAAGGGTTTGAAAGTCATGGACGCCACCGCGATATCCTTGTGCATGGAGAACCGAATGCCGATCGTTGTTTTCAACCTGGGGAACAGCGGCAACATCAAGCGCGCCGTTCTCGGGGAAAAGATTGGAACCGTCGTCAAGGTGTAA